The Flavobacterium johnsoniae UW101 genomic interval CAGCCCAACCGAAAACAAAGCCAAAGGCGTAACCAGACTTCCTAATTTTAATAATAAAGACTGTATATTGAGATCTAAATCGTAATCTAAAACATTTAATAAACACGAAACAACAAACGTAATAAAAGGCGGAAATAGAATTATCTTTTTCGCTATACTTTTAAAATCAGGACTTCCTTTTGAATAAAAAGCCGCTACAAAAACTCCTAAAGTCGAAACCACCACAAAAGTTCCCGGCTGATCTACCAGAACAGCAGTTTCTAAACCTTTTTTTCCAAATAAAGCTTCTACAATTGGATAACCCAAAAAGGAGGAATTACTTAATCCGGCTGTTAAAACTAAGCATCCTATTAATTTATTAGACCAGCCCAGCCTTCTTCCTAAAAAATGAAAAAATACAAAAGCCAGAAAAAAACTAATCCACCCCGCTCCTATTGGAAACAGCAATTCGTTGCTCCATTTTATTTTCGGAATATGATATAAAGTAATCGCCGGAAGGCAGATGTAAATGACAATTTTATTAATTGTTTTATAAATATGAGTTGGAAACCGCTTTACATTTTGCAAAAGCAATCCTAAAAACAAAAAGAAGAATATTATAATAAAGTTATTCATGTTTTTTAGTGCTTAGTAATTAGTCCTTAGCCCTTAGTTTTCTAATGGTTAGTATTTGGTGATTTCACGCAAAGATATATTCATTTAGTTCTGGAAAAAAATCTGTAACAAATTACTTATTCTCCAAAAACTAATCACTAAGGACTAAGGACTAATTACTAAAAAAAACCTAAAATTGCTCCATCATATAAAAAAAACCATTACATTTGTAACATATTTTATTACAGTATGCTTTCAGGTAAATTTGCCATAACGATTCACATTCTTACTCTGCTCAATAAATTTCCGAATGATTATTTATCATCTGAGTTTATTGCCGGAAGTATTAATTTAAATCCGGTTTTGGTTCGAAAAGAAATTGCCAACCTAAAAGCACATCATATTGTAGAAAGTAAAGAAGGAAAAAATGGCGGAACGAAACTGGCCGTTGATTCTTCTAAACTGACTTTAAAAGAGATTTTTGAAATGACTTTTGAGACCATTGGTTTAGGTTATGCTAAAAATCAGCCTAATCCGGATTGTCCTGTTGGAAAAAATATTAATCAGCATCTGGCGAATTTATATGCTGATATGAATGAGAAAGTGAGCGCACAATTAGAAGGAATTTCTTTAGAGGATTTTTCGAACCAATTTTAAAAACTATTTTTTTACCCAAAACTGTAACATTTTTTATTACTAAATAAATTTATATATTATGAAAATCGCAATTATTGGAGCAACAGGATTTGTTGGCTCAGCAATTTTAAACGAATTGGCAGACAGAAAACATGATATTACAGCTATTGCAAGAAACCCAAAAGACACAGCAAATGTGACATGGAAAAGTGCTGATATATTTAATGTAAATGAATTGGCAGAAATTTTAAAAGGAAATGATGCTGTTATCAATGCGTATAATTCAGGATGGACAAACCCAAACATTTATGATGATTTTATTGCCGGATCAAAAGCCATTCAGGAAGCGGTAAAAAAATCAGGTGTAAAACGTTACATCACAATTGGCGGTGCGGGCAGTTTATTTGTAGCTCCGGGTTTACAAGCGGTTGACACACCAGATTTTCCAAAAGAATATCACGCAGGTGCTACGGCAGCAAGAGATTATTTAAATATCCTAAAAGAAGAAAAAGAATTAGACTGGGCATTTTTCAGCCCGGCATTTGAAATGCATCAGGGAATTACAACCGGAAGAACAGGAAAATACCGTTTAGGTTTAGAAAATCCTGTTTTTAATGATGAGCAAAGAAGTATTTTATCTGTAGAGGATTTAGCAGTTGTTATTGCTGATGAAGCAGAAAATCCAAAACACCACCAGGTTAGATTTACAGCGGCTTATTAATTATTTAAAAGGTGCTAAGGTTCTAAGATGCTAAGTTTTATATGATTTTGAGCTGGAAACGCTGCAATACTACTCAAACCCGACAGGTTTTAAAAACCTGTCGGGTTTCTTTATGTTAAAAATTACTGCTAAACAATCTTTGTCGGGTCTTTTTGTATCAATTCTTCTACTTCGTTTAGAAACAAAAAATAGGATAACAAATTCGTGTAAATTCGTGCAATTACTGAATAACTAACCTTTTGAAACTGTTTTTGTTTTCTGTACTTTTACAATATTAAAAAAGTATTTTGTCAAGTTTAAAAAAACAGTCGGGAAGTTTAACTGAAAAAGCTGGAATTTCATCTCCTGAAATTACCAATGTTTCGGCTATCAATCAAATTAAAAACAAACGCAGACAACAGCCTTCGACAGCAGAATTAATCAATGGAATTCTGGCAGGAAATAGAACTGCATTAAGTCGAGCTATTACACTTGTTGAAAGCACTAATCCCGAGCATACGGCAAAGGCAGAAGAAGTTATAAATGGCTGTATTTCTTATGCCAATAAATCTATCCGAATAGGAATTACAGGAGTTCCCGGAGTTGGAAAAAGTACTTTTATTGAGGCTTTTGGAACTTCTTTAACTCAGACAGGAAAAAAAGTCGCTGTTTTGGCTGTTGACCCAAGCAGTTCAATCTCTCACGGAAGTATTTTGGGTGATAAAACCCGAATGGAAGAATTGGTAAAAGATGAAAATGCTTTTATCAGACCAAGTGCGTCTGGCGAAAATTTAGGCGGTGTTGCCCGTAAAACCCGCGAAACTATTATCTTGTGTGAAGCGGCAGGTTTTGACACCATAATTATTGAAACTGTTGGAGTTGGCCAAAGCGAAACTGCGGTTCACAGCATGGTAGATTTTTTCCTTTTATTGAAAATTTCCGGTGCGGGTGATGAACTTCAGGGAATAAAACGCGGTATTATGGAAATGGCAGATGCCATTGTCATCAATAAAGCAGATGGTGATAATATTAAAAAAGCAAATCAGGCGAAACTTGAATTTAACCGTGCTTTGCATTTATTTCCTCCAAAAAAATCAAGCTGGCAGCCAAAAGTGACCACTTGCAGTGCGATTACAAAAGACGGAATTTCGGAAATTTGGAATACCATTTCTGATTATTTTGAAATGACTAAAGAGTCTGGCTTTTTTCAGGAAAAGAGAAACGAACAAAACCAGTTTTGGATGATGGAAACTATTAACGAACAGCTGAAACAAAATTTCTACAATCAGCCTGAAATCATTTCATTATTGGAACAAAATAAAAAAGCGGTGCAAAATAATGAAATATCACCTTTTGCAGCCGCTCAGCTTTTATTAAACGAATATAAAAAGAGCTTCTAATTCCTTAAAGCTTTTTTACTATTTCATTTATTTTACATTCATTGAAATTGTATAAGTATCTTCACTTTCTAAAATACGATATTTACCAGGAATTAAAATGTCTGAATTGAACTTAAGGGATTTAACTAATTCCGGAGCTATAGTCTGTCCTTCCGGAATTACATAAACGTCTCCATTTTGCAATAATACTTTTTTATGTTCTGCGGTTAAAGCACTTTTTTGAATTTCCATAACAAAATTCCCTTTTTCATTTGTAACACGTACTGGTGTACCGCCAGGATTTGGTTTCGCAAAGCCATAGGTTCTCCATTCGTAATAAACAAAATTACAAAACCCTTCCGGCTGACTGCAGTCAATATTATGCGCTCCCCAGGCTTGCACAATAACACCTTCATAGTGCGGTAAATATCTTTGAGTATTGGGTTGATTTTCCTGCTCTGTGTTTGATTGAGCATTTTGATCTTCACTAGAATCGTTGTTGCAGCTTATAAAAAAAGCGACAAACGCAAAAACTAAAATTGCTTGTAATACTTTCAATTTTGTTTGTTGTAAATTTTCCATAATAAATTAATTTAATTGACCTTACTCTATTACTGGCTTTTCAGGTTACGCCTTTTGGTTTAGTGTATATCAATTAAATTTATTTTTTGTTACCCTTTTCGTTTGAATTTTAATACAAAAAAAAGCTGCTAAGTATGAAATTACACACCTAACAGCTTTTCTTTTGAAATGAATTGAAAATTATTTTTTCGTGTCTCTAAGCTTATATTTGTTTTCTTTATATAAATTTCCAGCCGTAATTACGTGTGCCAAAGCATCTTTTGCCAATTCTTCATTTAATTTTACCGGAATTAAAGTTGTATCGTTTTTGATTTCAAACTGAAGCGGCTTCAAATTTGGCTGCATAATGACAACCTGATTTTCAACTCTAAAAGCATTAATATCATTAAACTGCATAATAGATCTTCCCTGAACTTTTGGATCTAATCTGCTTAAATTTCTTCCTACCATTGGCGTTTCAAAAGGAATTCCTAAATAACTCAATAATGTAGGCGGAATATCAATCTGACTTGCCAGTCTGTCATAAACGGCACCTTTTGGAACTCCCGGCCCCATAATAAATGCCGGAATATGGAATTTATTAATTGGCACTAAATTCTTTCCGTATGTTCTGGTGTTGTGGTCAGCAATTACAATAAAAATTGTGTTCTTAAAATAGGGTTCTTTTTTAGCCATTTCAAAGAATTTCCCAATCGAGAAATCGGCATATTTCATAGCGTTGTTTACTGTTGCCGGTTTTGCATCATAAGGTTTAATTCTTCCCGCAGGATATTCAAACGGCTCATGATTAGAAGTTGAAAACATTAAAGAAAAGAACGGTTTATCGCCTTTTGATTTGAAATAATTATTGGCTTTCGTAACCAAATCTTCATCAGAATAACCCCAGGTTCCTTTGAAAGCATATTTATTTCCGTCTGATTCAAAATCGGTCTGGTCTACGATGTCTGTAAAACCATTTCCATTGAAAAACGAAGCCATATTATCAAAATTAGCCATTCCGCCGTAAATGAAACTGGTATCGTAACCTTTATGTTTTAAAGCGTCGGCAAGTGTAAAAAATCCTTGCTGTGAGTTTCCAAGTTTTACAACACTTTCTGATGGTGATGGTAAAAATCCGGTTACAACGGCTTCGATACCGCGTACACTTCTGGTTCCTGTACAATATAAATTGGTGAACAATAATCCTTCTTTTGATAATTTATCAAATTCTGGTGTTAATGGTTTTCCGCCTAAAATTCCAACGTATTCTGCACCTAAACTTTCTTGTAGAAATATTACCAAATTATATGGCTTTTTCATAACAGAATCTGGCTGCTGTACATGCAAAAACGGAATTGCTGCATCTGTAAAATCATTTGGACCGGCGATCATGTATTTTTTCACACGCGCAATCGCTTCGGCTTCATCCATTTTACCGTACATTTTAGTATTTCCTTCGTTCTTAATTGAATAAGCGGCAAAAGCAACCGTATAAAATGAGTTTAATCCTAGAGTATTTGTTAATTGATCTGTTGAGAAAACGGCATTACTGGCATTAATAGGGCGTTTTGAAGTAAGGCTTGAACGCGCTCCAAAAAACAATAAAAAAGCAGCTAATGGAAAAACCATTAATTTGAATTTATATTGAGTGCTTGTAGTATGAAAATATTTTTTCCCTTTTTTGAAGGCAAAATAAATCACAACTCCCAAAATCAAAAAAGTCACGATAATAGAAGTCAAGTAACTTTTTAAAAGCATTCCCACTACTTCTTTTGGATAAATAAGATAATCTAAGAAAATCTTATTTGGACGTGTATCGTACTGTTTTACAAAATCTGGTGAAGCCAGTTCTACAAAAAGTATTAAAAACAGAAACAAGAAACTGTAAATTACCAGAAACTTATTGGTGAATTTAATCCAGTTGTTTGGCAGAAAAGTGATTAAAACAGCCGGCAGAAATGACAAATAACAAAGTAAAATTAAGTCCATTCGCAAACCGATTGGAAAAATATACCAGAAATCTGGTGTCTGCTCTACTCTTTCTTTAAAAAGAAAAAACAAAAAGATTCGGCTTAAAGTCGTAATCAGTAATCCGATCAATATAAAATTGAAAATAGGTTTTAAGAAACTTAATTTTTTCATTAGATGATTTAAATTAATTTTTGGTTGAAAAATACTGTATCGTTACTCTTCGTAACGATTTACTTCTCTGTCATAAAACTCGTTTGCTTTTTCAATTAAGCCTTCCATTTCCGCATTTAATTCTGCTTCATCAAGATCTTCAGCTTCTTCCAAAAATTCAACCTCATCATCTTTTAGGTTAATTATAAATCTAGGATAATCCAGGTGAATGATAAAAATATCATCTGGAAAATCAGTATTATCTCCGAGTAAAAATTTAGGTAATTCCATATTATTTAAGTTTATTTTTAGATGTTACAATTGTCTGTTATCAGACTCGTTTTTTGTTACAGATTAAAATGATTTTTCAATCCTAAAATCTGTTTTATATTATTATTCAAGCTTCAAACTTAATTATTTAAAGGTGAATTTGCGATTAACTTCTTCGTTAGAAAATGAAAGCGAATATACAGAAAAATTGCTGCTGCTGTTAAACCTGCCAAAAGTCCTATCCAAACGCCTTGCGCTTTTAGTTCTGTATGCTCTCCTAAATAATATGAAATAGGAAAACCAATGATCCAATAAGCCACAAATGTAATATACATAGGCACTTTTACATCCTGTAAGCCACGCAGAGCGCCCAAAACTACAACCTGAATTCCATCAGAAATTTGGAAAACAGCCGCAATTAAAAGCAGTTTTGATGCAATTGCAATTACTTCGGTATTATCCAGAACCTGTCCTGTATTTTCCATATTTAAAAACATATGCGGCAGATAATTATGGAATACTATAAATAGAAGTGCAAAGAAAGTTTCGAGTATAATTGCCAGTAAGAAAATAGAACGGGCTACGACAATCAGCTTTTTATAATCGTTTAATCCTCTTTGGTTGCTGACCCTGATCATCGAAGTGACGCTCAATCCCATTGCAAACATAAAAGTCATCGAAGCCAGACTTAAAGCAATCTGATTAGCGGCCTGACTGGTTTTTCCAATATTACCGCAAAGCCATATAGAAGCGGTAAACAAAACTACTTCAAACAACATTTGCATTGCCGATGGAAATCCAATGCTGATGATTTTTTTGATCGTTGCTTTTTTGATTTCATCAAAACTGAAACCTTTAAAGAAACGTTTTAAATCGTCTCTTCTTGACAACATTATATGCATAAACATTACCAAAAATATTCTCGAAATCACAGTTCCCAATGCCGCCCCAATAATTCCCATTTTTGGAAAAATCCAGATTCCGTAAATTAAAACATAGTTTAACCCTACGTGCAGCACGTTTGCCATAACCATGGCATACATAGAATATTTGGTAAGAGACATTCCGTCTGCAAATTGCTTATATCCCTGATACATAATTAAAGGAATCAACGAAAAAGCTACCCAGCCCAAATAAGGTTTTGCCAGAACAATAACATCTGCAGGCTGTTTTAATAATTCCATTATAGGTTTTGCAAACATGATTACAGTAAAAAGCACTAGTCCTAAAATGGTGCATAAAAATAATCCGTGGTGAAAAGCAGAACGAATTTTACTGTCATTTTTTTCTGCATCGCCTTCGGCTACAATTGGAGTTATGGCAGTAGAAAAACCAATTCCCAGAGACATTGCAATAAAAATCATGCTGTTTCCTAATGAAACTGCTGCTAATTCTGTACTGCCAATTTTCCCTACCATTATATTGTCGACAATACCAATTAAAGTATGGCCAACCATTCCTAAAATAACAGGATAGGCAAGTTTAAAATTATATGAAAATTCTTTTGTGTACTGCTTTAAATTCACTTGTATTCTTTTTTAGTGCGCAAAGATAATCAGAAGCTTCGAATTCTGATCTATTTATAAAAACATAAGCCAATATTAAGACTAAAATCAGCATACCATAATATTATATAACGATTTTTAAAAATTATATAACAAGCTCAAAAGACCTCTATTTTACTTTTACATTATTAATAATTCAAAAATATTTGCCA includes:
- a CDS encoding NAD(P)-dependent oxidoreductase — protein: MKIAIIGATGFVGSAILNELADRKHDITAIARNPKDTANVTWKSADIFNVNELAEILKGNDAVINAYNSGWTNPNIYDDFIAGSKAIQEAVKKSGVKRYITIGGAGSLFVAPGLQAVDTPDFPKEYHAGATAARDYLNILKEEKELDWAFFSPAFEMHQGITTGRTGKYRLGLENPVFNDEQRSILSVEDLAVVIADEAENPKHHQVRFTAAY
- a CDS encoding LTA synthase family protein, producing the protein MKKLSFLKPIFNFILIGLLITTLSRIFLFFLFKERVEQTPDFWYIFPIGLRMDLILLCYLSFLPAVLITFLPNNWIKFTNKFLVIYSFLFLFLILFVELASPDFVKQYDTRPNKIFLDYLIYPKEVVGMLLKSYLTSIIVTFLILGVVIYFAFKKGKKYFHTTSTQYKFKLMVFPLAAFLLFFGARSSLTSKRPINASNAVFSTDQLTNTLGLNSFYTVAFAAYSIKNEGNTKMYGKMDEAEAIARVKKYMIAGPNDFTDAAIPFLHVQQPDSVMKKPYNLVIFLQESLGAEYVGILGGKPLTPEFDKLSKEGLLFTNLYCTGTRSVRGIEAVVTGFLPSPSESVVKLGNSQQGFFTLADALKHKGYDTSFIYGGMANFDNMASFFNGNGFTDIVDQTDFESDGNKYAFKGTWGYSDEDLVTKANNYFKSKGDKPFFSLMFSTSNHEPFEYPAGRIKPYDAKPATVNNAMKYADFSIGKFFEMAKKEPYFKNTIFIVIADHNTRTYGKNLVPINKFHIPAFIMGPGVPKGAVYDRLASQIDIPPTLLSYLGIPFETPMVGRNLSRLDPKVQGRSIMQFNDINAFRVENQVVIMQPNLKPLQFEIKNDTTLIPVKLNEELAKDALAHVITAGNLYKENKYKLRDTKK
- a CDS encoding AEC family transporter, which produces MNNFIIIFFFLFLGLLLQNVKRFPTHIYKTINKIVIYICLPAITLYHIPKIKWSNELLFPIGAGWISFFLAFVFFHFLGRRLGWSNKLIGCLVLTAGLSNSSFLGYPIVEALFGKKGLETAVLVDQPGTFVVVSTLGVFVAAFYSKGSPDFKSIAKKIILFPPFITFVVSCLLNVLDYDLDLNIQSLLLKLGSLVTPLALFSVGLQLTFDRKSKHWKFLRLGLFFRLIVTPLIIFILYVFIFNQHSEAIKITIIEIAMAPMITGAILASTYGLKPKLSSMMIGFGIPISFVTLAIWYFVVGFI
- a CDS encoding MATE family efflux transporter, whose amino-acid sequence is MNLKQYTKEFSYNFKLAYPVILGMVGHTLIGIVDNIMVGKIGSTELAAVSLGNSMIFIAMSLGIGFSTAITPIVAEGDAEKNDSKIRSAFHHGLFLCTILGLVLFTVIMFAKPIMELLKQPADVIVLAKPYLGWVAFSLIPLIMYQGYKQFADGMSLTKYSMYAMVMANVLHVGLNYVLIYGIWIFPKMGIIGAALGTVISRIFLVMFMHIMLSRRDDLKRFFKGFSFDEIKKATIKKIISIGFPSAMQMLFEVVLFTASIWLCGNIGKTSQAANQIALSLASMTFMFAMGLSVTSMIRVSNQRGLNDYKKLIVVARSIFLLAIILETFFALLFIVFHNYLPHMFLNMENTGQVLDNTEVIAIASKLLLIAAVFQISDGIQVVVLGALRGLQDVKVPMYITFVAYWIIGFPISYYLGEHTELKAQGVWIGLLAGLTAAAIFLYIRFHFLTKKLIANSPLNN
- the meaB gene encoding methylmalonyl Co-A mutase-associated GTPase MeaB, translated to MSSLKKQSGSLTEKAGISSPEITNVSAINQIKNKRRQQPSTAELINGILAGNRTALSRAITLVESTNPEHTAKAEEVINGCISYANKSIRIGITGVPGVGKSTFIEAFGTSLTQTGKKVAVLAVDPSSSISHGSILGDKTRMEELVKDENAFIRPSASGENLGGVARKTRETIILCEAAGFDTIIIETVGVGQSETAVHSMVDFFLLLKISGAGDELQGIKRGIMEMADAIVINKADGDNIKKANQAKLEFNRALHLFPPKKSSWQPKVTTCSAITKDGISEIWNTISDYFEMTKESGFFQEKRNEQNQFWMMETINEQLKQNFYNQPEIISLLEQNKKAVQNNEISPFAAAQLLLNEYKKSF
- a CDS encoding RrF2 family transcriptional regulator — its product is MLSGKFAITIHILTLLNKFPNDYLSSEFIAGSINLNPVLVRKEIANLKAHHIVESKEGKNGGTKLAVDSSKLTLKEIFEMTFETIGLGYAKNQPNPDCPVGKNINQHLANLYADMNEKVSAQLEGISLEDFSNQF